A genomic segment from Salvia splendens isolate huo1 chromosome 13, SspV2, whole genome shotgun sequence encodes:
- the LOC121762317 gene encoding MAG2-interacting protein 2-like isoform X1 — protein sequence MGETIHKALFETRRHVSRPYSSNYPPKQQLTDGDGGGLLSYLPFRGITQLKEKWSAYRQTRRFRRLVSLFVSASGDYVAVAYGNQITILRKENDYQEPVGILTCESASIFTCGTWSESHELLGVVDDTGTIYVVKPYGEEMTRITKRHLNLSSPIVGLILQDDASEKKSYLCNFTVFAADGSFHDIEISKDPSASISSAKALNNSSMLRQFPSEICCWDYHPELSLFAIVSSSTDSKSAVNESAGSYTVSIWRRKQTLQMEPVVFSESEGSYRVTKGYHGQLTSPKVLFSPNGNLVASLDVKGCLFTFKFDEETCSFLSTGTEFLQDIVDFTWWSDDVLTIAKTNGIITMVDVLNHVNVSRNDISYSMPLLERAHKHPGLIFVLENSSSEDSNRPSEQKGVIDRLTTERPDKFDFSKLEWSLVSLTKRSVIELYDNLIRDQKFQAALDFADCHGLDKDEVLKSQWLSSSQGVQEINTILTTIKDKGFILSECVEKVGPTEDATKTLLSFGLHLTDSYRFSELEDDENEQIWNFRLTRLRLLQFSDRLETFLGINMGRFSMQEYSRFRELAISKAAVVIAEGGKIGALNLLINRHLYSLIPSILEVLAAIPETIPVQSYGHLLPATSAPTHVVVRDEDWVECEKMAMFIKNFHVNHESSIQFITEPIAMKYLSFQWPSISELSSWYKKRARDIDSLSGQLENSMYLVDLAIRKGISELKDFLDDIHCLFQLIHSDENEDDSRFSMNLASWEQLSDYEKFKLIMMGVKDNNVIPRLHKEGIPFMQRRVSVLTGVDATVGQLTPAKSADSFLVRWLKEVAAQNKLELCLIVIEEGCRDMAEPPIFKDKMELVDCALKCIYLCSDVDRWSTMSTILSKLPQMQAADIKKRLKLAEGHVEAGRLLACYQVPKPINFFVNSHLDEKGVKQILRLLLSKFIRWQPSRTDHDWAHMWRDLQSLQEKAFPFLDLEFVLIEFCRGLLKAGKFSLARNYLKGTSSVALATDKAENLVIQAAREYFFSAPTLTSPEIWKAKECLNIFPSSRSVRVEADIIDAVTIRLPNLGVNLLPMAFRQIKDPMEIIKLAVTSQSGSYLNVDELIEIAKLLGLSSPEEISRVQEAIAREAAYTGDIQLASDLCLALAKKGHGCIWDLCAAIARSQALESMDSKSKKLLLGFALSNCDEESIGELLQEWKDLDLQDQCESLTMLTGRVPSELLEQSSNDQGEFFERRYISVENQEPQFAKLKSILSLVVQNLSSENGWEYLFKENSKVYSFAASKLPWLLKLSEDGELGKSFTSDWVSRFQHVSIRTRAVMTVLSWLTRSGFIPKDDLIASLAKSIMEPPISDGDDAIGCSVLLNLIDAFHGAEIIEEQLNIRENYNDFSSLMNAGMIYSLLHSYGVECMNPAQRREALTNALQKKHKTLSSDECTKVHEAQSTFWNEWKVKLEQQKNVADESRILEKLIPGVENSRFFSGDMEYIQSVIFSLIESVRIEKKQILKDVLILADTYGVDRSKVLLYYLRTILVSDVWSVDDILEEVSVYKEEILANAAEAIMSISSSVYPVIDGHDKQRLAFVYDILSDCYKQMEVSKELPPEIDQNLVQRSALELATFCKIVGKECSRVSFIKSLDFKNIALLQTLNLDCFNDEVCAQINENNVVALAEMVQNLVHMYGDIVPGGLLSWRSVYTRYVMSSLITLECRAGDEMHFQSSEDINSFIDELEQLLDICKKYIILMEYQDMLDVVRHFFTIILPIDESLRNFPCDTSGKECLVKLINLWLRLMNDVEDLVSLDSSGERFYSECSIVCLKVCLDLLVKDVVLPSQVWCTVVNYVAYGLVNSVATEVFNFCRAMIFCGCGFEAIAHVFSAIVEKFPPGTLLITTSGELSVDIQDLSKLYLSILETVLQEIAGGSPEHRSLHYLLSSLSKMEGDLELLKKVRLAVWHRMSMFCDDLQLPSHIRVYSLELLQFLSGRKRDSEAFSSKGSAFLLPWEGCDDLQDMTPKRENISDDPTAKDAPSRFTSTLVALKSSQLVSSVSPSLEITPDDIHSVDSAVSCFLRVSELAITASHVNALLAVLAEWEGLFTTRTDEGTSLDASDAANNWANDDWDEGWESFQDESVEKETKESSILLIHPLHICWMTLLSKMVALSSQTDILRLLDQSVAKNCGVLLNEDDTRSLTQTILELDCFLALKIALLLPYEAIQIQCLDAIENKLKEGGIQDDIAQNHFFFVLILSSGILSKIITKASYGTTFSYLCFMVGNLCRQFQEVQASPIRHDGATGEERNKGFLFVRLIFPCFVAELVKADQHVLAGFLVVRFMRTNASLNLINVAEGSLRTYLERQVLQLQKKELSENTSIFEPLSNTVSKFKGGLGKLLQSALSLLPREVR from the exons ATGGGGGAGACCATACATAAGGCACTGTTTGAGACGCGACGTCATGTTTCCAGACCTTACTCTTCCAATTATCCTCCGAAGCAACAG CTGACAGATGGCGACGGGGGTGGTTTACTTTCATATCTTCCATTTCGAG GGATTACTCAACTCAAAGAGAAATGGAGTGCGTACAGACAAACGCGAAGATTTAGAAGATTGGTGTCCTTGTTTGTGTCTGCTAGTGGTGATTATGTTGCTGTAGCTTATGGCAATCAAATAACAATTTTGCGGAAAGAAAATGACTACCAGGAGCCTGTAGGAATTTTGACAT GTGAGTCTGCCAGTATATTCACATGCGGGACCTGGTCTGAGTCTCATGAATTACTTGGAGTTGTTGATGATACTGGCACCATATACGTTGTCAAACCATACGGAGAAGAAATGACAAGAATTACAAAGAGGCATTTGAATTTATCGTCACCTATTGTTGGCTTGATTTTGCAAGATGATGCTTCTGAAAAGAAATCTTACTT GTGTAACTTCACAGTCTTTGCTGCAGATGGTTCTTTTCATGATATCGAGATATCAAAGGATCCTAGTGCTtccatttcttcagctaaagCCCTGAATAATTCATCGATgcttagacaatttccttcagaAATTTGCTGCTGGGACTATCATCCAGAACTTTCTTTATTTGCCATAGTCAGTAGCTCTACTGATAGCAAATCTGCCGTTAATGAGAGTGCTG GATCCTATACTGTATCTATTTGGCGACGAAAACAAACTTTGCAAATGGAGCCAGTGGTTTTTAGTGAGTCTGAAGGTTCATACCGTGTAACAAAAGGATATCATGGCCAACTTACATCTCCAAAAGTGCTGTTTTCACCTAATGGAAACCTTGTTGCTTCCCTAGATGTTAAAGGATGCTTGTTCACTTTTAAATTTGATGAAGAAACATGTTCTTTTTTGAGCACTGGAACAGAGTTCTTACAAGATATTGTGGAttttacttggtggtctgatgatgTACTTACTATAGCAAAAACAAATGGCATCATCACCATGGTTGACGTTCTTAATCATGTAAATGTATCGAGGAATGATATTTCATACTCAATGCCCCTACTAGAAAGAGCTCATAAGCACCCGGGGCTCATATTTGTTTTAGAGAATAGCTCATCTGAGGATAGCAATAGACCATCTGAACAGAAAGGTGTCATTGATCGTCTCACAACAGAGAGGCCTGATAAATTTGACTTTTCAAAGCTGGAGTGGAGTTTAGTGTCGTTGACAAAAAGATCTGTTATTGAGCTTTATGACAATCTTATTAGAGATCAAAAGTTTCAGGCTGCACTTGACTTTGCTGATTGTCATGGGCTTGATAAAGATGAAGTGCTAAAGTCTCAATGGTTATCTTCCTCCCAAGGAGTGCAAGAGATAAATACTATACTAACCACTATCAAGGATAAAGGTTTCATACTCTCTGAGTGTGTAGAAAAAGTAGGACCAACTGAAGATGCAACAAAGACTTTGCTTTCTTTCGGGCTTCACTTAACAGACTCTTACAGATTTTCTGAATTGGAGGACGATGAGAATGAGCAGATTTGGAATTTTCGTCTCACAAGACTCAGGTTATTGCAGTTCAGTGACAGGCTAGAGACATTTCTTGGGATAAACATGGGCAG ATTCTCTATGCAGGAGTATAGTAGATTCCGTGAATTGGCCATCAGCAAAGCTGCTGTAGTAATTGCAGAAGGTGGGAAGATTGGAGCCTTAAATCTTCTCATTAATCGTCACCTATATTCTCTGATTCCCTCTATATTGGAAGTTTTAGCTGCTATACCTGAAACAATACCTGTTCAATCTTATGGACATCTGCTTCCTGCAACTTCTGCCCCCACACATGTTGTTGTCAGAGATGAAGATTGGGTGGAATGTGAAAAGATGGCGATGTTTATAAAAAATTTCCATGTGAATCATGAGAGTTCTATCCAATTTATTACTGAACCCATCGCAATGAAATACCTGTCATTTCAGTGGCCATCAATATCTGAACTTTCTTCTTGGTACAAGAAAAGAGCTAGAGATATCGATTCCTTAAGTGGCCAACTAGAAAACAGCATGTACTTGGTTGATTTGGCAATTCGTAAGGGCATATCGGAGTTGAAAGATTTCCTTGACGATATTCATTGTTTGTTTCAACTTATACACTCTGATGAAAATGAAGATGACTCCAGATTTTCTATGAATCTTGCTAGCTGGGAGCAGTTATCAGATTATGAAAAGTTCAAGTTGATTATGATGGGTGTTAAAGATAACAATGTGATTCCTAGGTTACACAAGGAGGGTATTCCATTTATGCAAAGGAGGGTTAGCGTATTGACTGGGGTTGATGCTACTGTTGGTCAACTTACACCAGCTAAGTCTGCCGACTCATTTCTTGTAAGATGGCTGAAAGAAGTTGCTGCACAAAACAAACTAGAATTGTGCTTAATAGTGATTGAAGAAGGGTGCAGAGACATGGCTGAACCTCCTATATTTAAAGACAAAATGGAGCTTGTTGATTGTGCCCTCAAATGTATATACTTGTGCAGTGACGTAGATAGGTGGAGTACCATGTCCACTATTTTGTCTAAACTGCCACAGATGCAAG CTGCGGATATAAAGAAAAGGCTTAAACTTGCAGAGGGCCATGTTGAAGCAGGAAGACTATTGGCTTGCTATCAG GTCCCAAAGCCCATTAACTTCTTTGTGAATTCACACTTGGATGAGAAGGGTGTAAAACAAATTCTCCGTCTTTTACTTTCAAAATTCATTCGCTGGCAACCAAGCCGTACTGATCATGATTGGGCACACATGTGGCGTGATTTGCAATCTCTTCAGGAAAAGGCTTTTCCTTTTCTAGATTTGGAGTTTGTGTTGATTGAGTTCTGCAGAGGATTGCTTAAAGCTGGAAAATTTTCTCTAGCTAGGAATTATTTGAAAGGTACCAGTTCTGTTGCTCTGGCAACAGACAAGGCTGAGAATCTTGTTATTCAAGCTGCAAGAGAGTATTTCTTCTCAGCGCCGACTCTTACTTCCCCTGAG ATCTGGAAGGCTAAGGAGTGTTTGAATATCTTCCCTAGCAGCAGATCTGTCAGGGTTGAGGCTGACATCATTGATGCTGTTACAATTAGACTTCCAAATCTTGGGGTTAACCTTTTGCCTATGGCATTTAGGCAAATAAAAGATCCTATGGAAATAATTAAGTTGGCAGTTACAAGCCAAAGTGGATCTTATCTAAACGTTGATGAACTTATTGAGATTGCTAAACTTCTTGGATTGAGCTCGCCAGAAGAAATATCAAGAGTCCAAGAAGCTATTGCAAGAGAAGCAGCGTATACAGGAGACATACAGCTGGCTTCTGATCTCTGTCTTGCTTTGGCCAAAAAGGGCCATGGTTGTATTTGGGACTTGTGTGCTGCTATTGCAAGGAGTCAAGCTCTTGAGAGCATGGACTCAAAATCCAAAAAGCTGCTTTTAGGATTTGCTTTGAGTAACTGTGATGAGGAATCAATTGGTGAGCTGCTTCAGGAATGGAAAGATCTCGACTTGCAGGACCAGTGTGAAAGTCTGACTATGTTGACTGGAAGAGTGCCTTCCGAATTATTGGAGCAGAGTTCCAATGACCAAGGTGAGTTTTTCGAGAGGAGATACATAAGTGTTGAGAACCAGGAGCCACAATTTGCAAAGTTGAAAAGTATACTCTCTCTGGTTGTTCAAAATCTGTCATCTGAAAATGGCTGGGAATACCTTTTTAAAGAGAATTCGAAAGTATATTCTTTTGCTGCCTCAAAGCTCCCGTGGTTGCTCAAATTGTCTGAGGATGGAGAACTTGGGAAAAGTTTTACTTCAGATTGGGTCTCCAGATTCCAGCATGTGAGTATAAGGACAAGAGCAGTGATGACTGTATTATCATGGTTGACAAGGAGTGGTTTCATCCCAAAGGATGATCTGATCGCTTCTCTGGCTAAGTCAATTATGGAACCCCCCATTTCAGATGGGGATGATGCTATAGGTTGCTCTGTGCTGTTAAATCTCATAGATGCCTTTCATGGAGCTGAAATAATTGAAGAACAACTGAACATAAGAGAAAACTACAATGACTTCTCTAGCCTGATGAACGCCGGAATGATTTATAGTTTATTGCATAGTTATGGTGTTGAATGCATGAATCCTGCTCAAAGGAGAGAAGCTCTGACAAATGCACTTCAAAAAAAACACAAGACACTCAGTTCAG ATGAGTGCACTAAAGTACACGAAGCACAATCAACATTTTGGAATGAGTGGAAAGTCAAATTAGAGCAGCAGAAAAATGTTGCCGATGAATCGAGAATATTGGAGAAATTGATTCCTGGAGTGGAAAACTCTCGCTTTTTTTCTGGGGACATGGAGTATATACAGAGtgttattttttctcttattgaATCTGTTAGAATCGAGAAGAAGCAAATATTGAAGGATGTTCTTATTCTTGCTGACACCTATGGAGTGGACCGGAGCAAG GTGCTCCTGTATTACCTTAGAACTATACTTGTTTCTGATGTATGGAGTGTTGATGATATTCTGGAGGAGGTTTCAGTATATAAGGAAGAAATACTTGCTAATGCTGCAGAAGCCATAATGTCCATTTCTTCATCTGTCTATCCTGTAATTGATGGCCATGATAAGCAGAGGCTTGCATTTGTCTACGATATACTCTCTGATTGCTATAAGCAGATGGAAGTATCCAAAGAGTTGCCTCCTGAAATTGACCAAAATCTAGTGCAAAGAAGTGCCCTTGAGCTAGCTACATTTTGCAAAATTGTTGGGAAAGAATGCAGCAGGGTCTCCTTTATTAAGAGCcttgattttaaaaatattgcgCTGTTACAGACTCTGAACTTGGactgcttcaatgatgaagttTGTGCTCagataaatgaaaataatgtgGTGGCATTAGCAGAGATGGTTCAAAACCTGGTTCATATGTATGGTGATATTGTGCCTGGTGGTCTTTTGTCATGGAGATCTGTATATACTCGTTATGTAATGAGCTCTCTCATCACTTTAGAGTGTAGAGCCGGAGATGAGATGCATTTTCAAAGCTCTGAAGATATTAACTCTTTTATAGATGAGTTGGAGCAGTTGCTCGACATATGCAAAAAGTATATTATATTGATGGAATACCAAGATATGTTAGACGTAGTGCGACATTTTTTCACTATCATCTTACCCATCGATGAAAGCTTGAGAAACTTTCCTTGTGACACAAGTGGGAAAGAGTGCCTTGTGAAACTTATAAACTTGTGGCTCAGGTTGATGAATGATGTGGAAGATCTGGTGTCACTGGATTCTTCAGGAGAAAGGTTCTATTCTGAATGTTCTATAGTATGTCTGAAAGTTTGCTTGGATTTGCTTGTAAAAGATGTTGTATTACCCAGTCAGGTTTGGTGCACAGTTGTTAATTATGTGGCGTATGGTCTCGTAAACAGTGTTGCTACTGAAGTATTCAATTTTTGTCGAGCAATGATTTTTTGTGGCTGTGGGTTTGAAGCTATAGCTCATGTCTTCTCTGCAATAGTGGAAAAGTTCCCACCTGGAACGTTGTTGATAACAACCAGTGGAGAATTATCTGTTGACATCCAGGATCTTTCGAAACTCTATCTAAGTATACTTGAGACTGTCTTACAAGAAATAGCTGGAGGTTCCCCTGAACATCGGAGTTTGCATTATTTACTTTCGTCCCTGAGTAAAATGGAAGGAGACTTGGAGCTACTGAAGAAAGTAAGGCTTGCAGTTTGGCACAGAATGTCGATGTTCTGTGATGATTTGCAGCTGCCAAGCCATATCCGGGTATATTCCTTGGAGCTTTTGCAATTTCTCTCTGGTAGGAAGAGAGATTCGGAAGCATTTTCTTCAAAAGGTTCTGCATTTCTTCTGCCTTGGGAAGGGTGTGATGATTTGCAGGACATGACTCCAAAACGCGAGAACATTTCTGATGACCCAACTGCAAAAGATGCACCCAGTAGATTTACAAGTACCCTTGTGGCCTTGAAATCGTCACAGCTAGTTTCATCTGTCTCCCCTAGCCTCGAAATTACCCCAGACGATATTCATTCAGTTGATTCTGCTGTTTCCTGCTTTCTACGAGTATCAGAATTGGCAATTACCGCATCTCATGTTAATGCTTTGTTGGCTGTACTGGCTGAGTGGGAGGGGCTTTTTACAACGAGAACAGATGAAGGCACTTCTCTCGATGCATCTGATGCTGCCAATAACTGGGCCAATGATGACTGGGATGAAGGTTGGGAGAGTTTCCAAGACGAATCAGTTGAGAAGGAAACTAAAGAAAGCAGTATCCTCTTGATTCATCCTCTGCATATTTGTTGGATGACCTTACTAAGTAAAATGGTAGCGCTCTCGAGCCAGACTGACATATTAAGATTGCTTGATCAGAGTGTTGCCAAAAATTGTGGAGTACTGCTGAATGAAGACGATACTCGTAGTCTGACTCAGACTATACTCGAGTTGGATTGCTTTTTAGCTCTGAAGATAGCGCTATTGCTCCCTTACGAGGCAATACAAATCCAGTGCTTGGATGCAATTGAGAACAAGTTGAAGGAAGGAGGCATACAGGACGATATTGCGCAGAACCATTTCTTCTTCGTCCTCATTTTATCATCTGGGATTTTGTCTAAAATCATAACAAAGGCTTCTTATGGCACCACGTTCTCTTACCTATGCTTCATGGTTGGTAACTTGTGTCGTCAGTTCCAGGAGGTACAGGCATCACCTATCAGACACGATGGAGCTACTGGAGAGGAGAGGAACAAAGGATTCCTCTTCGTGAGACTTATCTTTCCTTGTTTTGTGGCAGAGCTCGTGAAGGCTGATCAACATGTTCTGGCCGGCTTTCTGGTTGTAAGATTCATGCGCACGAATGCTTCACTCAATTTAATCAACGTTGCGGAAGGCAGTCTCAGGACATATCTGGAAAGGCAGGTTCTTCAACTGCAGAAAAAGGAGTTATCGGAGAATACCAGCATCTTCGAACCTCTTTCGAATACAGTTAGCAAATTCAAGGGCGGGTTAGGAAAATTGTTGCAATCTGCTCTGTCTTTACTGCCAAGAGAAGTTAGGTAA